A window of the Nibribacter ruber genome harbors these coding sequences:
- a CDS encoding YkvA family protein, with translation MSTLTDKGFTLSKNIFFKFLTSKATGILGKPFKVGLLLTTAYEKLTSASSNESGFAQIKGTMMRFMRLVKAYTNGTYRDINTKSLLLGVAVLLYVVTPLDIVPDFIPILGFADDLSLMAWFISAFQEELQKFQVWEQGAEALGHS, from the coding sequence ATGAGTACCCTAACCGACAAAGGATTCACCTTATCTAAGAATATATTCTTCAAGTTTTTGACCAGCAAAGCCACCGGCATTCTGGGCAAGCCCTTCAAAGTGGGTTTGTTGCTCACCACTGCGTATGAGAAACTGACTTCTGCCAGTAGCAATGAAAGCGGTTTCGCGCAGATCAAAGGAACAATGATGCGGTTTATGCGCCTGGTCAAAGCCTACACCAACGGCACCTACCGTGACATCAACACCAAGTCCTTGCTGCTGGGCGTGGCGGTTCTGCTGTACGTCGTGACTCCGCTGGACATAGTGCCTGACTTCATTCCCATCCTGGGCTTCGCCGATGACCTTAGTCTGATGGCCTGGTTTATCTCGGCGTTTCAGGAGGAACTGCAGAAATTTCAAGTTTGGGAGCAGGGCGCAGAGGCCCTGGGCCATTCTTAA
- a CDS encoding phytoene desaturase family protein, which yields MEKQKVQVAVIGSGFGALTAAVLLAKAGLQGTVLEQNKYPGGCASTYQRKGFWFETGATTLIGLDQHMPLRYLTEVTGLSVPAIRLEVPMQVRLTDGTLITRYNALEDWILEAERVFGKQGQRAFWTDCYQISQKVWRVSLQQLSFPFSTFSDLWAAFRNLTLEQFTLLPKAFQSLKGMLEHYQLEENERFLQFIDQQLLITAQNEHQEVNVLFGATALCYTLYGNYYVPGGLRTLAQSAVEKLEEYGGQIRYKHRVDRITNSTSGGYLVETSKGQLQADFVVAGLPLNNLHQQLQEPRVQKRLLNYLLPAEKVNSALTWSIAFTHTGPIPEVLHHQLHVPGGVPLVGSDSVFVSLSHPQDRQRAPEGVCLAAVSTHITHPAATYLDQKEVLEKWVIEFLAGQGFLQPENVLYVQAATPGAWIKWTGRAWGQVGGYPQYLDIKPWQMKDARLDGREAYVCGDTVYPGQGIPGVCLGGIIAAHKLLRDHFPEKVKLLRP from the coding sequence ATGGAAAAGCAGAAAGTACAGGTGGCTGTGATTGGGTCTGGGTTCGGGGCTTTGACGGCAGCGGTCTTACTGGCCAAGGCAGGGCTGCAGGGCACTGTTTTGGAGCAGAACAAATATCCCGGCGGCTGCGCCTCTACCTACCAGCGCAAAGGCTTTTGGTTTGAAACCGGCGCCACCACCCTCATTGGCCTAGACCAGCACATGCCCTTGCGGTACTTAACGGAGGTGACGGGTTTGTCTGTGCCAGCCATCCGGTTGGAGGTGCCCATGCAAGTGCGTCTAACGGACGGAACGCTCATCACTAGATATAACGCCCTGGAAGATTGGATTCTGGAAGCGGAAAGGGTTTTCGGGAAGCAGGGACAACGCGCTTTCTGGACCGATTGCTACCAGATCAGTCAAAAAGTGTGGCGGGTGTCTCTGCAACAACTTAGTTTTCCATTCAGTACCTTTTCTGATCTCTGGGCGGCCTTCCGTAATCTTACTCTGGAGCAGTTTACTCTTTTGCCCAAGGCCTTCCAATCCTTGAAAGGGATGCTGGAACATTATCAATTGGAGGAAAACGAACGGTTTTTGCAGTTCATTGACCAACAACTGCTTATTACGGCGCAGAATGAACATCAGGAGGTAAATGTTCTGTTCGGGGCGACGGCCTTGTGCTACACCTTGTATGGGAATTACTATGTGCCCGGCGGTCTGCGTACCCTAGCTCAAAGTGCAGTAGAGAAACTAGAAGAATACGGCGGCCAAATACGATACAAACATCGGGTTGATAGAATAACCAACTCCACTTCTGGAGGATATTTGGTGGAAACGTCAAAGGGCCAGCTGCAGGCAGATTTTGTAGTGGCCGGACTTCCATTGAACAACCTTCACCAGCAATTGCAAGAGCCTAGGGTTCAAAAAAGACTGCTAAACTACCTTCTGCCGGCAGAGAAAGTGAATAGTGCTCTTACCTGGAGTATTGCCTTCACCCATACCGGGCCAATTCCTGAGGTGCTGCACCACCAGTTGCATGTGCCGGGCGGCGTACCGTTGGTGGGCAGTGACAGCGTGTTCGTGAGTTTGAGTCACCCGCAAGACCGTCAACGCGCCCCGGAAGGCGTTTGCTTAGCCGCCGTAAGTACCCATATCACGCATCCAGCAGCCACTTACCTAGACCAGAAAGAAGTTTTAGAAAAATGGGTAATTGAGTTCTTGGCTGGGCAAGGTTTTCTGCAGCCCGAGAATGTGCTGTATGTGCAGGCGGCCACCCCTGGCGCCTGGATTAAGTGGACCGGACGGGCATGGGGACAGGTGGGAGGCTACCCGCAGTATTTGGATATAAAGCCCTGGCAGATGAAAGATGCCCGCCTAGATGGACGCGAAGCCTACGTCTGCGGAGATACGGTTTACCCGGGGCAAGGTATTCCAGGTGTTTGCCTGGGAGGTATTATTGCCGCGCACAAATTGCTGCGGGACCACTTCCCAGAAAAGGTGAAGCTCTTACGCCCATGA
- a CDS encoding AlbA family DNA-binding domain-containing protein: protein MHDLYQLIFQGEGETLEFKKTITHANRIARTIVSFANTRGGQILVGVQDDGTICGIDPEEEKHTLEEAIHFFCDPPVSVHYEEVDMEQGTVLKVIIPESPHKPHLAKVKEDDWRGYVRVRDESVQTSQLVEKSMQLEPLEESPAEVLDYQEAKVLELLAKHHRLTIKQITQMANLSRRRVQRLLVDLTLQGKIRMHDKEKVPYFTLS, encoded by the coding sequence ATGCATGATTTGTACCAGCTCATTTTTCAGGGCGAAGGAGAAACGCTGGAGTTTAAGAAGACCATCACCCATGCCAACCGCATTGCCCGCACCATCGTGTCCTTCGCCAACACGCGCGGCGGCCAGATTCTGGTGGGCGTGCAGGATGACGGCACCATCTGTGGCATAGACCCCGAAGAGGAAAAGCACACCCTGGAAGAAGCCATCCACTTTTTCTGCGACCCGCCAGTGTCCGTGCACTACGAGGAGGTAGACATGGAACAAGGCACGGTGCTCAAGGTCATCATCCCGGAAAGCCCGCACAAACCCCATCTGGCCAAAGTAAAAGAAGACGATTGGCGCGGCTACGTACGCGTGCGCGATGAGAGCGTGCAAACCAGCCAATTGGTGGAAAAGTCCATGCAGCTGGAACCCTTAGAAGAAAGCCCAGCCGAAGTGTTGGACTACCAGGAAGCGAAAGTGCTAGAACTGCTGGCCAAACACCATAGACTCACCATCAAACAAATCACGCAGATGGCCAACCTGTCTCGTCGGCGGGTGCAGCGCCTGCTGGTAGACCTCACCTTGCAGGGCAAAATACGCATGCATGACAAAGAGAAGGTGCCCTACTTTACCCTCAGCTAA
- a CDS encoding S46 family peptidase has translation MSNLKHLWLVVLLALSSFSAWARPDEGMWLPMLLKQMNEADMQKKGMRLSAEDIYSVNKSSLKDAIVQFGSGCTGEIISNQGLLLTNHHCGYGQIQSHSSVENDLLTNGFWAMTKDQEKPNPGLTATFIVRMEDVTKLILGDIPASLSEAEREQRVQFNIKKVQYNATNGTHYGAIIRPFYYGNEYYMYITETFRDIRLVGAPPETIGRFGGDTDNWMWPRHTGDFSIFRIYAGPDNKPADYSPNNKPYTPKHHLPISLAGIKPGDFTLVFGFPARTTEYLPSQAISEIADVSDPAKVKIRTMRLHLLEQDMIASNRVRIQYAAKYASVSNSYKRWIGEMRGLKKLDAVAKRQDLEKQFAHWVAQETGRQRTYGHVLPQFDINYTYLANNITLTRDYYQEAVLGVELLNYAQGFLDLAETIQKGTQTEEQREDIQERITQLLEAAPSYFKDYNMPTDKKVFASLLEMYAIDIDAKYHPLQLTKAMKERKFTWAGYANQLYGSSNLVALEKVQALLKMSPANIKAKILSDPAVGLLQSFNAVYSKDILPMYTKMTDDNTLLNRLFLQGLREMQKDKKFYPDANSTLRVAYGEIDGYKPSEDITYDYYTTLDGLMEKANMSDVLDYEVPEKLRELYQQKDYGPYAEDGKMPVAFIATNHTTGGNSGSPVINAKGELIGLNFDRNWEGTMSDIMYDPDRVRNISLDARYLLFIIDKFAGATHLVKEMTVLHAPAKTPEPVKKEPVEVKQKEGKSKKRSKSE, from the coding sequence ATGAGTAACCTGAAACACCTGTGGCTGGTAGTGCTGTTGGCGCTGAGTTCTTTCAGTGCGTGGGCCCGCCCGGACGAAGGCATGTGGCTTCCAATGCTGCTCAAGCAGATGAACGAGGCAGACATGCAAAAGAAAGGCATGCGCCTCTCCGCGGAAGACATATATTCTGTCAATAAATCAAGCTTGAAAGACGCCATTGTGCAGTTTGGCAGCGGCTGTACCGGTGAGATCATTTCCAACCAGGGCCTGCTGCTCACCAATCACCACTGCGGCTACGGCCAGATCCAATCCCACAGCTCAGTGGAGAACGACCTGCTCACCAACGGTTTCTGGGCCATGACCAAAGACCAGGAGAAGCCCAACCCCGGCCTCACCGCCACCTTCATTGTGCGCATGGAAGACGTGACCAAGCTCATCCTGGGAGATATTCCAGCCAGCCTTTCAGAGGCAGAGAGAGAGCAGCGCGTGCAGTTCAACATCAAGAAGGTGCAGTACAACGCCACCAACGGCACGCACTACGGCGCCATCATCCGCCCGTTTTATTATGGCAATGAGTACTACATGTACATCACGGAGACCTTCCGGGATATTCGCCTAGTGGGCGCTCCGCCAGAGACCATCGGGCGGTTTGGCGGCGACACGGACAACTGGATGTGGCCCCGCCATACCGGAGACTTCTCCATCTTCAGGATTTATGCCGGCCCAGACAACAAACCCGCAGATTATTCCCCCAACAACAAACCCTACACCCCCAAGCACCACCTGCCCATTTCTTTGGCAGGCATAAAACCCGGTGACTTTACGCTGGTATTTGGTTTCCCGGCGCGTACCACAGAATACCTCCCCTCCCAGGCCATCAGTGAAATTGCCGATGTTTCTGATCCCGCTAAGGTGAAGATCAGAACCATGCGCCTGCATTTGCTGGAGCAGGACATGATTGCCAGCAACCGGGTGCGCATTCAGTACGCGGCCAAGTACGCCAGCGTGAGCAATTCCTACAAAAGATGGATTGGAGAGATGCGCGGCCTCAAGAAGCTGGACGCCGTGGCCAAGCGCCAAGACCTGGAAAAGCAGTTTGCGCATTGGGTGGCCCAGGAAACCGGCCGGCAGCGCACCTATGGGCACGTACTTCCGCAGTTTGACATCAACTACACCTACCTGGCCAACAACATCACCCTCACCCGCGACTATTACCAGGAAGCCGTGCTGGGTGTAGAGCTCTTGAACTACGCGCAAGGATTTCTGGACCTGGCAGAGACCATCCAGAAAGGCACCCAGACCGAAGAGCAGCGGGAGGACATCCAGGAAAGAATCACTCAGCTATTGGAGGCGGCACCTTCTTACTTCAAGGATTATAACATGCCCACAGACAAGAAGGTGTTTGCCAGCCTCCTGGAGATGTACGCTATTGACATTGATGCCAAGTACCACCCCCTGCAACTGACCAAGGCCATGAAAGAGCGCAAATTCACTTGGGCCGGCTATGCCAACCAGTTGTATGGCTCCTCTAACCTGGTGGCCCTGGAGAAAGTGCAGGCCTTGCTCAAAATGTCGCCTGCCAACATCAAGGCCAAAATCCTGTCAGACCCGGCCGTTGGCCTTTTGCAAAGCTTTAACGCAGTGTACAGCAAAGACATTCTGCCCATGTACACCAAGATGACCGATGACAACACCCTGCTCAACCGCTTGTTCCTGCAGGGGTTACGGGAGATGCAGAAGGACAAGAAATTCTATCCAGACGCTAACTCCACCCTGCGCGTGGCCTACGGCGAGATTGACGGGTACAAGCCTTCTGAGGACATTACCTATGACTATTACACCACCCTGGACGGCCTCATGGAGAAAGCTAACATGTCTGATGTCCTGGATTATGAGGTGCCGGAAAAACTGAGGGAGCTCTATCAGCAGAAAGATTACGGTCCTTACGCCGAGGATGGCAAAATGCCCGTGGCCTTCATTGCCACCAACCACACCACGGGGGGCAACTCGGGTTCACCGGTCATCAACGCCAAGGGCGAGCTCATTGGCCTGAACTTTGACCGCAACTGGGAAGGCACCATGTCTGACATCATGTATGACCCAGACCGCGTGCGCAACATCTCCCTGGATGCCCGCTACCTGCTCTTCATCATTGACAAGTTTGCCGGGGCCACGCACTTAGTAAAGGAAATGACCGTGCTGCACGCTCCAGCCAAAACACCAGAGCCGGTTAAAAAAGAACCTGTGGAAGTAAAGCAGAAAGAAGGCAAATCCAAGAAGCGATCTAAATCAGAGTAG
- a CDS encoding PhoH family protein yields MKSPASPRKRTSALKEKTAAKTKKAFVLDTSVILYDHSAVEHFGEHDVAIPITVLEELDNFKKGNDIKNFEAREFIRFIDDLSNEHMLQSWIPLQGSNKGRFKVLMNHGSPVDAEKIFNDNKADHKILNATLLLQHEMPDYKVALVTKDINLRLKARALNLAAEDYETGKIQNVTNLYRGNDLLENIPQAVISKLYDEGACPIEEALPNPPSDNHYFILRSNKSSALAYYNPQERVLERVDKQMAVGIKPRNAEQTFALHALLHPDIKLITIQGVAGTGKTLLALAGALEQREQYNQIYLARPIVPLSNRDLGFLPGDANSKIGPYMEPLWDNLKFIQNQFPDHSKEANRIKQMVDEDRLVITPLAYIRGRSLSNIIFIVDEAQNLTPHEIKTIISRAGENTKIIFTGDIYQIDTPYLDTQSNGLSYLIDKVKNHPLYAHITLQRGERSELANLANDLL; encoded by the coding sequence ATGAAAAGCCCAGCCAGTCCCCGCAAGCGCACTAGCGCCCTAAAAGAAAAAACCGCCGCCAAAACCAAGAAGGCATTTGTGCTAGACACCTCGGTGATTTTGTATGACCACAGTGCCGTGGAGCATTTTGGCGAACATGACGTGGCCATTCCCATCACAGTGCTGGAAGAGCTGGACAACTTCAAGAAGGGCAATGACATCAAGAACTTTGAGGCGCGGGAATTCATCCGGTTCATAGACGACCTCTCCAATGAGCACATGCTGCAGTCCTGGATTCCGCTACAGGGCTCCAACAAAGGTCGGTTCAAGGTGCTCATGAACCACGGATCGCCGGTAGACGCTGAGAAGATCTTCAATGACAACAAAGCCGACCACAAAATCCTGAACGCCACGCTCCTCCTTCAGCACGAGATGCCAGACTACAAAGTAGCCCTGGTGACCAAGGACATCAACTTACGCTTGAAAGCCCGCGCCCTCAACCTAGCCGCCGAAGACTATGAGACCGGCAAGATTCAGAACGTGACCAACCTGTACCGCGGCAACGACCTGCTGGAGAACATTCCGCAGGCGGTCATCTCCAAACTGTATGACGAAGGCGCCTGCCCCATTGAGGAAGCCTTGCCCAACCCACCGTCAGACAACCATTACTTTATCTTACGCAGCAATAAGTCCTCTGCCTTAGCGTATTACAATCCACAGGAACGAGTATTAGAACGGGTAGACAAGCAGATGGCGGTGGGCATAAAACCCCGGAACGCGGAACAGACGTTCGCGCTGCATGCCCTGCTGCACCCAGACATCAAGCTCATCACCATACAGGGCGTGGCGGGCACGGGTAAGACGTTACTGGCCTTGGCGGGCGCTTTGGAACAGCGTGAACAGTACAACCAAATCTACCTGGCCCGCCCCATTGTGCCACTCAGCAACAGAGACCTGGGCTTCTTGCCCGGCGATGCCAACTCCAAGATTGGGCCCTACATGGAGCCGCTCTGGGACAACCTAAAATTCATCCAGAACCAGTTTCCTGACCATAGCAAAGAAGCCAACCGCATTAAACAGATGGTAGACGAGGACCGCCTGGTCATAACGCCGCTGGCCTACATTCGCGGCCGAAGCCTCTCTAACATCATCTTCATCGTAGACGAAGCCCAGAACCTAACCCCGCACGAAATCAAGACCATCATCTCCCGGGCCGGCGAAAACACCAAGATCATCTTCACGGGAGACATCTACCAGATAGACACCCCTTACCTGGACACCCAAAGCAACGGGCTCTCCTACCTCATAGATAAAGTAAAGAACCACCCGCTTTACGCCCACATCACCCTGCAGCGCGGTGAACGTTCAGAATTAGCCAACCTAGCCAATGACCTTCTTTAA
- a CDS encoding DinB family protein, with translation MIPKPQPSEYPAYYEKYINNISDSTNVLDLLHTQRQEVVQLFARVSESESNFAYEPGKWSIKELLGHMNDTERIMAYRALCFARGEQQPLPGFDENDYVVHANFSERTLTDLVEEHMTVRAATISLFKSLSTAALGRLGNANGNPMTVAALAFIIAGHERHHLNILKERYLAKI, from the coding sequence ATGATCCCCAAACCCCAACCGTCTGAGTACCCTGCCTACTATGAGAAATACATCAACAACATCTCTGACAGCACCAACGTGCTGGACTTGTTGCATACCCAGCGGCAGGAAGTAGTGCAGCTGTTTGCGCGCGTGAGCGAGAGCGAGTCTAATTTTGCCTATGAGCCCGGTAAATGGTCCATCAAAGAACTTTTGGGCCACATGAACGACACCGAGCGGATCATGGCCTACCGCGCCTTGTGTTTTGCTCGCGGCGAGCAGCAACCGCTCCCTGGTTTTGACGAAAACGACTATGTGGTTCACGCCAACTTCTCTGAGCGCACCCTCACCGATTTGGTGGAGGAGCATATGACCGTGCGTGCCGCCACAATTTCTCTGTTCAAAAGCCTGTCTACCGCTGCTCTGGGACGCTTGGGCAACGCGAACGGCAATCCCATGACCGTAGCCGCCCTAGCCTTCATCATCGCTGGCCATGAACGCCACCACCTCAACATCTTAAAAGAACGCTATCTGGCAAAGATTTGA
- a CDS encoding type II toxin-antitoxin system RatA family toxin → MPTLEDSVLIAAPQEHLFWLSQDYNQRLLWDKYLRVARLNHGLAKAGKGVEAYCESRKGIGMTVRYVSFNPPQQVAMEMTQGPWVFEKFSGSWRFKEEESGQTRVYFRYNFQAKASFLPKLWLNPVLAWLLRHDLRKRLHCFKTAVETQQL, encoded by the coding sequence ATGCCCACCTTGGAAGACTCTGTACTCATAGCCGCTCCGCAGGAACACTTATTCTGGCTTTCTCAGGACTACAACCAGCGACTCCTGTGGGACAAGTACTTGCGCGTGGCCCGCTTGAACCACGGCCTTGCCAAGGCGGGCAAAGGAGTGGAGGCCTACTGCGAAAGCCGTAAGGGCATTGGCATGACGGTGCGGTATGTGAGCTTTAACCCGCCGCAGCAGGTAGCCATGGAAATGACCCAAGGACCCTGGGTGTTTGAGAAGTTCTCTGGCAGCTGGCGGTTTAAGGAAGAAGAATCTGGGCAGACGCGCGTTTACTTTCGGTACAACTTTCAGGCTAAAGCGAGCTTTCTTCCTAAACTCTGGTTGAACCCGGTGCTTGCCTGGCTATTGCGTCATGATTTGCGCAAACGGCTGCACTGCTTTAAGACTGCGGTAGAAACCCAACAACTGTAA
- a CDS encoding tetratricopeptide repeat-containing sensor histidine kinase has protein sequence MRNILLVVVLLWTTTIALADGRKTQQLLQDLKNVSTPQEKAELLNVLTQHYWETDPSQSVAYGLKAAAFCKEQGFQQQLATSYNNISVGYYWLNNLPKATEFALKALKLREKLKDTLGLASSHNNLGNIYRDQKRYKEALSAFNRALAIGKKLKNHRILVSSLSNIGTIYEVQKHSKKALEYYLQVNALNKATGDEYELAIDHYNIGNLYTEMGDFDQSLSHLNLSLNYSHRTNNKVNEMYVLRGLAKLYLRKNQLDKAQELAMESLTISQEVKSPEGVKEAASLLNNIYTAKKDYQKAHRYLTLYTQKQDSLSSETQAQALAEVNTKYKTDKDQIEIQKLKAEHALHSEKLAQKTKTQYSIGILLFLVASLAAVFFRGRTKVQAANRQLSAYNQLILEKNASIQEQANALTSQAALLQNQKEELENLNQVKDRLFSIVAHDLRGPLISLQSLLQIMTMGNLPPDVMARFMQDVNAQQQNTLGLLDNLLLWAKLQMKGLQLEPQPLQLQALVDQTILLLLPQAQKKAILLENQIKTDQWVYTDAETLKLVFRNLMSNAIKFCVEGDLVVITASVTAAGICQVTVKDTGKGISPENQQKLFGPNHYKELGTANEKGNGLGLMLCKEFVEKNGGTIWVDSQVGDGSQFHFTILACDIPVMPAPRHSRKQASWA, from the coding sequence ATGAGAAACATTCTTTTGGTAGTAGTGCTTTTATGGACCACTACTATTGCCCTGGCAGACGGGAGAAAGACCCAACAACTGCTTCAGGATTTGAAGAACGTCTCTACCCCCCAAGAGAAAGCTGAACTTCTAAACGTACTCACGCAACATTACTGGGAGACTGATCCGTCCCAATCGGTGGCGTATGGCCTCAAGGCAGCGGCTTTCTGCAAAGAACAGGGGTTTCAACAGCAACTCGCTACCTCCTACAACAACATCAGCGTGGGCTACTACTGGCTCAACAACCTACCCAAGGCCACAGAGTTTGCCTTAAAGGCTTTGAAGCTTAGGGAAAAACTGAAAGACACCCTTGGTCTAGCTAGCAGCCATAACAACTTGGGCAACATCTACCGTGACCAGAAACGCTACAAAGAAGCCCTGTCTGCGTTTAACCGCGCCCTGGCCATCGGGAAGAAGCTAAAGAACCACAGAATCCTGGTTTCCTCCCTCAGCAACATTGGCACCATCTATGAAGTCCAGAAGCACTCTAAAAAAGCTCTGGAGTATTACCTGCAGGTGAATGCCCTCAACAAAGCCACCGGCGACGAGTATGAACTGGCCATTGACCATTACAACATTGGCAACCTGTACACGGAGATGGGCGACTTTGACCAGTCCTTATCTCATTTAAACCTTAGCCTTAACTACAGCCACAGGACCAACAACAAGGTCAATGAAATGTATGTGCTGCGCGGCCTGGCTAAACTGTACCTTCGGAAAAACCAGTTAGACAAGGCGCAGGAACTAGCGATGGAGTCATTGACCATCAGCCAGGAGGTAAAATCACCAGAGGGGGTTAAGGAGGCTGCCTCTTTGTTGAACAACATCTATACTGCCAAGAAGGACTACCAAAAAGCCCACCGGTACTTGACCCTCTATACCCAGAAACAAGATTCGCTTAGTTCTGAGACCCAGGCGCAGGCCCTGGCAGAGGTAAATACCAAGTATAAAACCGACAAAGACCAGATTGAGATTCAGAAACTGAAGGCAGAACATGCGCTACACTCAGAAAAGCTGGCTCAAAAAACCAAAACGCAGTATTCCATTGGTATTCTATTGTTTCTGGTAGCCTCTTTGGCGGCCGTATTCTTTAGAGGACGTACCAAGGTACAGGCGGCCAACCGCCAGCTTTCTGCCTACAACCAGTTAATTCTAGAGAAGAATGCCAGCATACAGGAACAGGCCAACGCCCTGACCAGCCAAGCAGCCCTGCTGCAAAACCAAAAAGAAGAATTGGAGAACCTAAACCAGGTGAAAGACCGCCTCTTCTCCATTGTGGCGCATGACCTGAGAGGCCCCTTGATCTCTTTACAATCTTTGCTGCAAATCATGACCATGGGCAACCTTCCGCCCGACGTGATGGCTAGGTTCATGCAAGACGTGAATGCGCAGCAGCAAAACACCCTTGGTCTTCTGGACAACCTGCTTTTATGGGCGAAACTCCAAATGAAGGGCCTACAACTGGAACCTCAACCCTTGCAATTACAGGCGCTGGTAGACCAAACCATATTGCTTTTGTTGCCGCAGGCCCAGAAGAAGGCCATCTTGCTGGAAAACCAAATCAAAACAGACCAATGGGTATACACAGACGCTGAAACCCTGAAGCTGGTCTTCCGGAACCTGATGTCCAATGCCATTAAATTCTGCGTGGAGGGAGACCTGGTAGTCATTACGGCTTCTGTCACGGCGGCGGGTATTTGTCAAGTCACCGTTAAAGACACGGGCAAAGGTATAAGCCCAGAAAACCAGCAGAAGTTGTTTGGACCCAATCACTACAAGGAACTGGGTACCGCCAATGAGAAGGGTAATGGTTTAGGTTTGATGCTTTGCAAGGAATTTGTAGAGAAGAACGGCGGCACTATCTGGGTAGACAGCCAGGTGGGAGACGGCAGCCAGTTTCATTTCACCATCCTGGCTTGTGACATCCCCGTAATGCCCGCGCCCAGACACAGCCGGAAACAGGCCTCATGGGCGTAA
- a CDS encoding SDR family oxidoreductase codes for MSNYSEPMLRDGAFIGKTIIITGGGTGLGRSMGTYLLKLGANLVITSRKLDVLEKTAAEMMQETGGQVLAVACDVRKPLEVEAMVKATLDRFGAVHGLVNNAAGNFISPTERLSPKAFDVIVDIVLKGSYNCTLLLGKHWIEQKQPGTFLNIVTTYAWTGSGYVVPSATAKAGVLAMTRSLAAEWAKYGIRSNAIAPGPFPTEGAWSRLFPEALAEKLDPLQRIPLKRYGEHQELANLAAYLLSDFSAYVNGEVITIDGGEWLYGGGEFNNLDQVPQEMWDVVEQMVRGKKPADGKE; via the coding sequence ATGAGCAATTATTCAGAACCTATGCTGCGCGATGGCGCTTTTATTGGAAAAACCATCATCATCACGGGCGGCGGCACCGGACTGGGCAGGTCTATGGGCACTTATTTATTAAAACTGGGAGCCAATCTGGTCATCACTAGTCGCAAGCTGGACGTGCTGGAGAAAACCGCTGCCGAAATGATGCAAGAAACCGGCGGGCAGGTACTGGCCGTAGCCTGTGATGTGCGCAAGCCATTGGAGGTAGAGGCCATGGTCAAGGCCACCCTGGATCGGTTTGGTGCCGTGCACGGCCTGGTAAACAATGCCGCTGGCAACTTCATCAGCCCTACGGAGCGGCTGAGCCCCAAGGCCTTTGACGTTATCGTAGACATCGTCCTGAAGGGCAGTTATAACTGTACGCTCCTTCTGGGTAAACATTGGATTGAACAGAAGCAGCCGGGCACTTTCCTGAACATTGTGACAACCTACGCCTGGACAGGCTCTGGCTACGTGGTGCCTTCTGCCACGGCCAAGGCCGGCGTGCTGGCCATGACACGGTCGCTGGCTGCCGAATGGGCCAAATACGGCATCAGGTCCAACGCCATTGCCCCCGGGCCTTTCCCCACTGAGGGGGCCTGGAGCCGTCTTTTCCCAGAGGCACTCGCTGAGAAACTGGACCCCTTGCAGCGTATTCCTTTGAAGCGCTACGGCGAGCATCAGGAATTGGCCAACCTGGCGGCTTATCTGCTCTCAGACTTCTCGGCGTACGTGAACGGAGAGGTCATTACCATTGACGGGGGGGAGTGGCTGTACGGCGGTGGCGAGTTCAACAATCTGGATCAGGTGCCGCAGGAAATGTGGGACGTAGTGGAGCAGATGGTGCGCGGCAAGAAGCCTGCAGACGGAAAGGAATAG
- a CDS encoding toxin-antitoxin system YwqK family antitoxin, whose product MRKNIQTMAAVLGVWLLCATAAPALALGWPWKWNQLDKEGNRHGKWRVFYEHKPGQVMSQGRYKHGKDRGTWRTFSQDGHLERREKYTRRGKQIKTTFYYPNGKVAHAGLAYLFEEDGYLMYKWHGNWQYYDSTGAWVGWKAFHRGKPLSEKPLTTKPTK is encoded by the coding sequence ATGAGGAAAAACATCCAAACAATGGCAGCGGTTTTGGGGGTATGGCTGCTGTGCGCAACGGCCGCGCCGGCGCTTGCCCTGGGGTGGCCCTGGAAGTGGAACCAGCTAGACAAAGAAGGTAACCGGCATGGCAAATGGCGGGTGTTTTATGAGCACAAGCCCGGGCAGGTGATGTCTCAGGGGCGCTATAAGCATGGCAAGGACCGGGGCACCTGGCGTACCTTCTCGCAGGACGGCCACCTGGAACGGCGCGAAAAATACACCCGCCGCGGCAAGCAGATCAAAACCACTTTCTACTATCCCAACGGAAAAGTGGCACATGCGGGCTTGGCGTATTTGTTTGAAGAGGACGGTTACCTGATGTACAAGTGGCACGGGAACTGGCAGTACTATGACTCTACCGGTGCCTGGGTGGGCTGGAAGGCGTTCCATAGGGGCAAGCCGCTTTCAGAAAAGCCCCTCACCACCAAACCAACAAAGTAA